In Aquimarina sp. TRL1, a single window of DNA contains:
- a CDS encoding CPBP family intramembrane glutamic endopeptidase, protein MNNTFLTTKLTPIVTIALCYILYLSGYFQMTIAAVLLLIASAIEYKKDLFKSLGFRWNKSSAKNLLLTAPLLGTLLFLFYYYVLVPVVTHFTGHPIDFSVFEVYTGNLPEILKILVYVWISAAFAEEIVFRGYLMSQFTKFFGSSNISLVCNILLFGLIFGWVHAYQGISGQIVAGITGMLLAVIFHIRKNDLWFNISIHGFLDTVFLIFVYNGWL, encoded by the coding sequence ATGAACAACACCTTTTTAACTACAAAATTAACCCCTATAGTAACTATCGCTCTTTGTTATATCTTATACCTATCAGGGTATTTTCAAATGACCATAGCAGCTGTATTACTATTAATCGCAAGTGCAATAGAATACAAAAAAGACCTTTTTAAATCTTTAGGTTTTCGGTGGAACAAGTCTAGCGCAAAAAATTTACTCCTAACAGCTCCATTACTTGGCACCTTGTTATTTCTATTCTATTACTACGTTTTAGTACCCGTGGTAACTCATTTTACTGGACATCCCATAGATTTTTCTGTATTCGAAGTTTACACTGGGAACTTGCCAGAAATACTCAAAATTCTAGTGTATGTTTGGATATCAGCTGCCTTTGCCGAAGAAATTGTATTTAGAGGCTATTTAATGAGCCAGTTTACGAAGTTTTTCGGTTCCAGCAACATAAGTCTTGTTTGTAATATTTTACTCTTTGGGCTTATTTTTGGTTGGGTACACGCCTATCAAGGAATTAGTGGGCAGATCGTGGCCGGCATTACCGGGATGCTGTTGGCTGTTATTTTTCATATCCGAAAGAATGACCTATGGTTCAACATTTCTATTCATGGTTTCCTTGACACCGTTTTTTTAATTTTCGTATATAATGGATGGTTATAA
- a CDS encoding serine hydrolase, translating into MNNQTLLIVLFTTLLFSCTENKKSTQSTKQVPTNYQVKIDSLLEAYDKNNKFMGSIILSKNGKIVYKNAVGFSNIKLNQKAGIHTKYCIGSVTKSFTATLVFKAIEENKLKLNETIESYFPNIKNAKKITIAHLLQHRSGIPSYTKDKWFFENRTQYISPRKMVSKISAYESNFEPNSKGEYSNSNYFLLSLILEKVYNSSYNNLLQEKICIPLQLNNTYVGKEMNQNESYSYTYDDMWNEFSKTNLSTAKGTGAIVSTPKDLNTFFESLLSGTILSEENLQLMKDVKDRFGMGLFRYTINDRHGFGHRGRIDEFRATSIYFAREKLAFTLISNGATIDINGVYQEILKLYLNDTPIEISENDVKKFVGVYVSQNEPDEKTVFIQDKNVLINFIKNEFKEPLVYKGNNRFVLEQMYAESISFTFSADGKQMVFEQSGNTWKYTKE; encoded by the coding sequence ATGAATAATCAAACCTTGTTAATAGTACTCTTCACCACCCTCTTATTTTCTTGTACAGAAAACAAAAAATCTACGCAATCCACAAAACAAGTACCGACGAACTATCAAGTCAAGATCGACAGCCTATTAGAAGCTTATGACAAAAACAATAAATTTATGGGGAGTATTATACTATCTAAAAATGGAAAAATAGTGTATAAGAATGCTGTTGGTTTTAGCAATATAAAATTAAACCAGAAAGCCGGTATACATACGAAATATTGTATTGGTTCAGTTACTAAATCATTCACAGCTACTTTAGTATTTAAGGCTATTGAAGAAAATAAACTGAAGTTAAACGAAACTATAGAAAGCTATTTCCCAAATATAAAAAACGCAAAAAAGATTACCATTGCTCATTTATTACAACACAGAAGCGGAATTCCGAGCTACACAAAAGACAAATGGTTTTTTGAAAACAGAACACAATATATATCCCCCAGAAAAATGGTGTCTAAAATCTCGGCATACGAAAGTAATTTTGAACCAAATAGTAAAGGGGAATACAGTAACTCTAACTATTTTCTATTGTCTCTAATACTCGAAAAAGTCTATAATTCATCATACAACAATCTTTTACAAGAAAAAATATGCATCCCTCTTCAATTGAATAACACATATGTAGGGAAAGAAATGAATCAAAATGAATCTTATTCATATACCTACGATGATATGTGGAACGAATTCTCTAAAACTAATTTATCGACGGCTAAAGGAACCGGGGCTATTGTTTCAACTCCGAAAGATTTAAATACTTTTTTTGAAAGCCTACTTAGCGGAACAATACTCTCAGAAGAAAACCTACAGTTGATGAAGGATGTAAAAGACAGGTTTGGAATGGGTCTTTTTAGATACACAATAAATGACAGACATGGGTTTGGACATCGAGGACGTATAGATGAATTTAGAGCTACTTCAATATATTTTGCCAGAGAAAAATTAGCCTTTACATTAATTTCAAACGGTGCTACAATCGATATTAATGGGGTATATCAGGAAATTCTCAAATTGTATTTAAATGATACTCCTATAGAAATATCAGAAAATGACGTAAAAAAATTTGTAGGGGTTTATGTATCTCAAAATGAACCTGACGAAAAAACTGTTTTTATTCAAGACAAGAATGTTTTAATTAACTTTATAAAAAATGAATTTAAAGAACCTTTAGTTTATAAAGGAAATAATCGGTTTGTTTTAGAACAAATGTATGCCGAGTCGATATCATTTACTTTTTCGGCAGATGGCAAACAAATGGTTTTTGAACAAAGCGGGAATACATGGAAATATACCAAAGAGTAA
- a CDS encoding helix-turn-helix transcriptional regulator, which translates to MAIIINIDVMLAKRKMKSKNLAQQIGITPANLSILKTGRAKGIRFETLDAICKVLECKPGDIIDYIE; encoded by the coding sequence ATGGCAATTATTATAAATATAGACGTTATGCTTGCCAAACGTAAAATGAAAAGCAAAAATTTGGCACAACAAATTGGTATTACTCCTGCCAATTTATCGATTCTAAAAACAGGAAGAGCAAAAGGGATTCGATTTGAGACCCTGGATGCTATCTGTAAAGTACTGGAATGTAAACCTGGTGATATTATTGATTATATAGAATAG
- a CDS encoding ABC transporter ATP-binding protein, which yields MNTLNIHNVSLVYSNGYQALNALTIEIKNGIFGLLGPNGAGKSSLMKTIVGLQKPSEGTITFNNQDIVENPIEIQKHLGFLPQYFGVYPKISAYNLLEHLAKLKGINHPQKRKKQIITLLEKVNLLDAKDKAVHTFSGGMKQRFGVAQALLGSPKIVIVDEPTAGLDPEERNRFNTLLSDLSEDIIIILSTHLVEDVRNLCSTMGIMKRGKLIVQGKPKDFIKQLQGKLWSKETEKNDISAIETNYKVINTQLVERVMNVTVVADEQPDSFQAINPTLEHVYFNYLS from the coding sequence ATGAATACATTAAATATCCACAATGTATCCCTTGTCTACAGCAACGGGTACCAGGCGCTTAATGCCTTAACTATAGAAATAAAGAATGGAATTTTCGGGCTGTTGGGTCCCAATGGAGCAGGCAAATCCTCATTAATGAAAACCATTGTAGGACTACAAAAACCTTCAGAAGGGACAATAACGTTTAATAACCAGGATATTGTTGAAAATCCAATTGAGATTCAAAAACACCTGGGGTTTTTACCGCAATATTTTGGGGTATATCCAAAGATATCTGCCTACAATTTACTGGAACATTTAGCCAAGTTAAAAGGTATAAATCATCCACAAAAAAGGAAAAAGCAAATTATAACCCTATTAGAAAAGGTAAACCTTTTAGATGCTAAGGACAAAGCCGTACATACATTTTCGGGAGGAATGAAACAACGCTTTGGTGTAGCACAGGCATTATTGGGGAGTCCTAAAATTGTTATTGTAGATGAACCCACCGCAGGTTTAGACCCCGAAGAGCGAAACCGTTTTAACACATTATTAAGTGATCTCAGCGAAGACATCATTATTATACTATCCACTCATCTAGTAGAAGATGTTCGGAATTTATGCTCTACCATGGGAATTATGAAGCGGGGAAAACTTATTGTACAAGGAAAGCCGAAAGATTTTATCAAACAACTACAAGGAAAATTATGGAGTAAGGAAACTGAAAAAAACGATATATCAGCTATCGAAACAAATTATAAGGTTATCAATACCCAATTAGTAGAACGCGTGATGAATGTCACAGTAGTTGCCGACGAACAACCCGATAGCTTTCAAGCGATAAATCCAACTTTAGAACATGTTTATTTTAATTATTTGTCATGA
- a CDS encoding DUF2975 domain-containing protein encodes MKKTKFISKTLYVVTSLLAFLYFVTTAYAIGCKTLGINIHHTQKQEVIEYPFTDIPFLLLHDTWRYWIFSFLIPLLFYTLFFFFLSNVFKVFFQPRIFTKSNIIHLKRFYWHNLFASIILMFIAYLFVELETPVFIIVSLHIFLGIFVFILSEIFNQGLHLQNEQDLYI; translated from the coding sequence ATGAAGAAGACAAAATTTATTTCAAAAACACTCTATGTAGTGACCTCACTATTGGCATTTCTCTATTTTGTAACAACAGCATATGCTATAGGTTGTAAAACATTAGGCATAAACATTCATCACACTCAAAAACAGGAAGTTATTGAATACCCGTTTACTGATATCCCTTTTCTTCTTTTGCATGATACCTGGAGGTACTGGATATTTTCATTCTTAATTCCGTTACTATTCTATACACTGTTTTTTTTCTTTTTATCTAATGTTTTTAAAGTGTTTTTCCAGCCAAGGATTTTTACCAAATCAAATATTATACATCTAAAACGTTTCTATTGGCACAACTTATTTGCCTCAATTATTTTGATGTTTATCGCCTATCTTTTTGTAGAATTGGAAACACCCGTTTTTATAATTGTTTCATTACATATATTTCTCGGTATTTTCGTGTTTATTCTATCGGAAATATTTAATCAAGGGCTTCATCTTCAAAACGAACAAGACTTATATATATAA
- a CDS encoding LytTR family DNA-binding domain-containing protein, which produces MKKMIIFFKQKDNFLFFWVRSALVLVILSIVVNHLTAPENFPLNESYKFPWFPIVISILLGSIIISIAYFNFNYFKKTHFVEKINTRILLRFLFTTLGYISIVYTIFYFTLNGLIHGIKSYNFYHLLTGFSITLLLSILGITILFASDVYKLLKLASIKGKLKVEHAGKITLIGYNEIAFFFTENKIVYLVKTNGTTISTDFTLNEVEDKINMHSFFRANRQTILHARSIEQIQPIANGKLLLLLKPTIANQKVFQVNISRYKKQAFKDWFGNKI; this is translated from the coding sequence ATGAAAAAAATGATCATTTTCTTTAAGCAAAAAGATAATTTTTTATTTTTTTGGGTTAGAAGTGCTTTGGTACTTGTAATACTATCTATAGTAGTCAATCACCTTACAGCACCTGAAAACTTTCCTCTAAATGAATCCTATAAATTCCCTTGGTTTCCCATCGTTATCTCAATCCTTCTCGGAAGTATCATTATAAGCATTGCTTATTTCAATTTTAACTATTTCAAAAAAACTCACTTCGTAGAAAAAATTAATACTCGCATACTTTTGCGCTTTTTATTCACGACTTTGGGATATATTTCAATCGTCTATACTATATTTTATTTTACATTAAATGGATTGATCCATGGTATCAAATCATATAATTTTTATCATCTGTTGACCGGGTTTTCTATTACACTTCTATTAAGTATCCTCGGAATTACTATTTTATTCGCATCTGATGTATATAAGCTGTTGAAGCTTGCATCTATAAAAGGAAAGCTTAAAGTTGAACACGCGGGCAAAATTACTTTGATCGGGTATAATGAAATTGCATTTTTTTTCACTGAAAATAAAATAGTATATCTCGTTAAAACAAATGGGACAACCATTAGCACAGATTTTACGTTAAATGAAGTAGAAGACAAAATCAATATGCACAGTTTTTTCAGAGCTAATAGGCAAACAATTCTTCACGCTCGTTCTATAGAACAAATACAACCCATAGCAAATGGAAAATTATTGTTATTGCTCAAACCAACAATTGCTAATCAAAAAGTCTTTCAGGTAAATATCAGTAGGTATAAAAAGCAGGCGTTTAAAGATTGGTTTGGAAATAAAATATAA
- a CDS encoding DinB family protein, with product MTETINKLEQLLKKGSAYLVQSSELEMSRKGATEKWSKKEILGHLIDSGINNLQRFTEIQFENKPYRIRGYNQDELVKANDYQNSDTKEIVECWNAINNRILNLITKQTEKTLNYKIEFEKNKVSDLRFLMNDYVTHLEHHLEQIMK from the coding sequence ATGACTGAAACAATTAATAAACTTGAACAATTACTAAAAAAAGGAAGCGCCTATCTAGTACAATCTTCTGAATTGGAAATGAGTCGGAAAGGAGCTACTGAAAAATGGTCAAAGAAAGAGATCTTAGGACATTTAATTGACTCTGGGATTAACAACCTTCAAAGATTTACAGAAATTCAGTTTGAAAACAAACCCTATCGGATCAGAGGATATAATCAAGATGAGTTAGTCAAAGCAAATGATTATCAAAATTCTGACACCAAAGAGATTGTCGAGTGCTGGAATGCAATCAATAACCGAATTCTTAATTTAATTACGAAACAAACAGAAAAAACGCTGAATTATAAAATTGAATTCGAAAAAAATAAGGTCTCTGACTTGAGATTTCTGATGAACGATTATGTAACACATTTAGAACATCACCTGGAACAAATAATGAAATAA
- a CDS encoding M1 family aminopeptidase: MMVKAVINNDVFSVFHQKFAYIGVLLLLSIGYFVGFQFKISLGKHLAINAPYNLGYIIGLLSLLLIFIATILVFLVLFKEKDANFGFIVFTTPVRKKAFAFSRFFSFYALTVLAFLTISIGFTIGLQIKLAHTENSGFYLWHFVYPFIVFGCLNALLVCSLLFWVAQKFQNKLLVALCGLTLYILYMIIMLFSNAPFMAQALPQSLLAQKISAFTDPFGLSAYFMESKDLTIAQRSTMVVPFTHYFAINRLLYLTFSFIGIYFSCRTFSFVPKSTRKNKVSRKMRRAVLSHIHSSFTPINPIFSIKSTWQSIGSFFKIDILYLFKSTALIVVSVLLLFYLGIELYSDIDMGIRFPENYASSGLLAQTINGIFYPVGALVLVYFVNDTYWCSEASGFSIIQDTTYYSNQKLIGHFGSLTLLVTFLTVLLLAEAILFQFIYNYPVFDWNAYWGVIVYNTFPLLLLLGFLLFINNLATTKTLALVISILFFFFFATPISNYILHNSLFRFLSGYLGTYSDFIGYGPYLPVFGLRLIFGFSMLSVLFITHFLIQHTGKKWIGLLLLSLMLCIGLVSSKSYLNGYNLQDKETLLSEMANYEKLYRKFETIPQPTIKNVITEIDLFPEKKSYTIKGQYLIKNLHAVPLDSLLISIPKDFEIQSMIFQTKNRTLRLKNSDNLLILEQPIQPNDSTQLSFTLHYQWLPVNGHQPFNAIIDNGSFMRISQYFPFFGYDADREIKDEDTRKKYGLGKVTDINPLEAERTYIDTFIDLKMQISVDDSQIAIGTGMLHKKWHENGRSYVQYEAENIPFRFALSSAGYNVKKAIYKGVSIEVYYNPLHDQNVDELIKNAMLTLAYCNKNFGLYPFDSIVFAEISSFSQGFNGTAYPGVVFMTENMAFHAHVKAGDNQDVINELAGHEVAHFWWGNNQIAPDYREGYAMLTESLAMYTEMMIYKQMHGNDKMIERLAVQKQIYEAQKGFHAPTPLIKATKKHTDIAYNKGAIVFVELSQLIGENTLNLALKNFLNNFKYPNSKPISTDLLEEILKISDVKYHQQINDLFWKP; the protein is encoded by the coding sequence ATGATGGTAAAAGCAGTTATTAACAACGATGTATTCAGTGTTTTTCATCAAAAATTTGCCTATATTGGAGTACTACTTTTATTGAGCATAGGCTATTTTGTAGGGTTTCAATTCAAAATCTCATTAGGAAAACACCTTGCTATAAACGCACCTTATAACCTTGGATATATCATAGGTTTATTGAGTCTATTACTTATTTTTATTGCTACGATTCTGGTGTTCCTTGTATTATTTAAGGAGAAAGATGCTAATTTTGGTTTCATTGTATTTACAACTCCTGTCCGGAAAAAAGCTTTTGCCTTCTCTCGATTTTTCTCCTTTTATGCATTAACTGTTTTAGCTTTTCTTACTATTAGTATCGGATTCACTATCGGGCTTCAAATAAAACTAGCTCATACTGAGAACAGTGGTTTTTATTTGTGGCATTTTGTGTATCCTTTTATCGTCTTTGGGTGCCTTAACGCACTACTTGTCTGCTCATTACTTTTTTGGGTTGCTCAAAAATTTCAGAATAAACTATTGGTTGCCTTATGCGGATTGACATTGTATATACTCTACATGATTATCATGCTATTTTCTAATGCTCCTTTTATGGCACAGGCATTACCACAATCGCTACTTGCGCAAAAGATTTCAGCCTTTACAGATCCCTTTGGACTATCTGCCTATTTTATGGAAAGTAAAGATCTTACCATTGCACAGCGAAGTACAATGGTAGTTCCTTTTACTCATTACTTTGCAATAAACCGTTTACTATACCTAACATTTTCTTTTATCGGTATTTACTTTAGTTGCAGAACATTTTCTTTTGTTCCTAAGTCAACAAGAAAAAACAAGGTATCTAGAAAAATGAGAAGAGCAGTACTATCACATATCCATTCTTCTTTTACTCCTATAAACCCCATTTTCAGTATCAAATCAACCTGGCAATCCATAGGTTCTTTTTTTAAGATAGACATCTTATACTTATTCAAAAGTACAGCATTGATAGTCGTTTCGGTACTCCTACTCTTCTATCTTGGAATAGAATTATATTCCGATATTGATATGGGGATTCGATTTCCCGAGAACTATGCCTCTTCAGGGCTTTTGGCGCAAACCATTAATGGCATTTTTTATCCAGTTGGTGCTTTGGTCTTGGTGTATTTTGTAAATGATACCTATTGGTGTAGTGAAGCCTCGGGGTTCTCTATTATTCAGGATACCACCTATTATTCCAATCAAAAATTGATAGGGCATTTTGGTAGCCTCACCCTATTAGTTACTTTTTTGACTGTTTTACTTTTAGCTGAAGCCATCCTATTTCAATTCATTTACAACTACCCTGTTTTTGATTGGAATGCCTATTGGGGTGTGATTGTATATAATACATTTCCACTTTTATTACTGCTTGGTTTTTTACTATTCATCAACAATTTGGCTACTACAAAAACGTTGGCATTAGTCATTTCTATACTATTCTTTTTCTTCTTTGCTACGCCTATCTCAAACTACATCCTCCATAACTCGTTATTTCGATTCCTATCAGGTTATCTCGGTACGTATAGTGATTTTATAGGATACGGTCCGTATTTACCTGTTTTTGGATTGCGTTTGATCTTTGGTTTTTCAATGCTCAGTGTTCTATTTATAACTCATTTTCTTATACAACATACAGGAAAAAAATGGATTGGATTACTCCTTCTTTCTCTCATGCTTTGTATAGGTCTTGTGTCTTCAAAATCCTATTTGAACGGCTACAATTTACAGGATAAGGAAACTCTTTTATCTGAAATGGCAAACTATGAAAAATTGTACAGAAAATTTGAAACTATACCACAACCAACCATTAAAAATGTTATCACTGAAATTGATTTATTTCCAGAAAAAAAATCCTATACCATCAAGGGACAGTATCTGATTAAAAATCTACATGCTGTTCCGCTGGATTCCTTGTTGATTTCTATCCCAAAGGATTTCGAGATTCAATCTATGATCTTCCAAACCAAAAATCGAACACTTCGGTTAAAAAACTCGGATAATCTACTGATACTAGAACAACCGATACAACCAAATGATTCCACTCAACTTTCGTTTACACTTCATTATCAATGGCTGCCAGTTAACGGGCACCAGCCTTTTAATGCAATTATTGATAATGGTTCATTTATGCGGATCAGTCAATATTTTCCCTTTTTCGGCTATGATGCAGACCGTGAAATTAAAGACGAAGATACCCGTAAAAAATATGGTTTAGGAAAAGTGACTGATATAAACCCCTTGGAAGCCGAAAGAACTTATATAGATACGTTTATCGATCTGAAAATGCAAATTTCTGTGGATGACAGCCAAATTGCTATCGGTACAGGAATGCTTCATAAAAAATGGCACGAAAACGGAAGATCCTATGTTCAATATGAAGCCGAGAATATTCCATTTCGCTTTGCGTTGTCTTCTGCCGGATATAATGTAAAAAAAGCAATATATAAAGGAGTTTCTATTGAGGTCTATTATAATCCTCTACACGATCAGAATGTAGATGAACTGATCAAGAACGCTATGCTTACCTTAGCGTATTGCAACAAAAACTTTGGTTTATATCCGTTTGATTCAATTGTTTTTGCTGAAATTTCTTCTTTTTCTCAGGGATTTAATGGAACTGCTTATCCCGGAGTTGTTTTTATGACAGAGAATATGGCATTTCACGCCCATGTAAAAGCAGGTGATAATCAAGACGTGATTAATGAATTAGCGGGTCATGAAGTTGCTCATTTTTGGTGGGGAAACAATCAAATTGCCCCTGACTACCGAGAAGGATATGCCATGCTTACCGAAAGTTTGGCTATGTACACCGAAATGATGATTTATAAACAAATGCATGGAAATGATAAGATGATAGAACGTCTTGCTGTACAAAAGCAGATTTACGAGGCTCAGAAAGGTTTTCATGCGCCTACTCCCCTAATAAAAGCTACAAAAAAACATACCGATATTGCTTATAATAAAGGAGCTATTGTCTTTGTAGAACTAAGTCAACTCATTGGAGAAAACACGCTGAACCTTGCGTTAAAAAACTTTTTAAACAACTTTAAATATCCAAACTCTAAACCGATTTCAACAGATTTGTTAGAAGAGATTCTAAAAATTTCAGATGTGAAATATCATCAACAGATCAATGATTTGTTTTGGAAACCCTAA
- a CDS encoding PQQ-binding-like beta-propeller repeat protein encodes MMKLLNSIDIIDVAFNEVNDSNHVYFRMDSTILAIEKLSGILLWEHEIEYSSPIGTHSIWVTDAYVIYGAVDISTKKQILGVLDKEGELLKVIETPYRIYSDGIHPKRKFHLEFLSISIENNKNYYCRLNLALLEISETIELDNLVDTVFIEEDMIFLSGADGVFLLTDNETKKVYDKSIIRVINSKNSNWLIEESNKSKMISIKKWNSTSDLLLSFDAEELKKVTWQCKTIFDNNLFVVVEDIPGISCYNLKTGSLSWEFGKNSFMINSYTVAEGKVYMIAQDPELETHVYVLDSLNGDLIEKIESNVEPEYITFIEESLYISGLLGIEIYK; translated from the coding sequence ATGATGAAGTTGTTAAACTCAATAGATATTATTGACGTCGCTTTTAATGAAGTAAACGATTCTAATCATGTCTATTTCAGGATGGACAGTACTATTCTGGCTATTGAAAAACTATCAGGAATATTGTTATGGGAACATGAAATTGAGTATTCAAGTCCTATAGGTACACATAGTATTTGGGTAACTGATGCCTATGTTATTTATGGAGCTGTTGATATCTCTACAAAAAAACAAATTTTAGGAGTTTTAGATAAAGAAGGAGAATTATTAAAGGTCATTGAAACTCCATACAGGATCTACAGTGATGGAATACATCCTAAACGGAAATTTCATTTAGAATTCTTATCAATTTCTATTGAAAATAATAAGAATTATTACTGCAGATTAAACTTAGCATTATTAGAAATAAGTGAAACAATAGAATTAGACAATCTTGTAGATACTGTTTTTATTGAGGAAGATATGATCTTTTTAAGTGGAGCTGACGGTGTTTTCCTATTAACTGATAATGAGACTAAAAAAGTTTATGATAAATCAATAATAAGAGTTATAAACTCTAAAAACAGTAATTGGCTCATAGAAGAATCAAACAAATCGAAAATGATTTCCATCAAAAAATGGAATAGCACAAGCGATTTATTACTTTCATTTGATGCTGAAGAGCTTAAAAAAGTTACATGGCAGTGCAAGACTATTTTTGATAATAATTTATTTGTTGTGGTTGAAGATATTCCAGGCATTAGCTGTTATAATCTAAAAACAGGGAGTTTGTCATGGGAATTTGGAAAGAACAGCTTTATGATTAATTCATATACTGTAGCTGAAGGCAAAGTATATATGATAGCGCAAGATCCAGAATTGGAAACACACGTATATGTACTGGACTCCTTGAATGGAGATTTAATAGAAAAAATAGAATCAAATGTAGAACCAGAATACATTACATTTATAGAAGAATCGTTATATATATCAGGCTTACTGGGGATAGAAATTTATAAATAA
- a CDS encoding serine hydrolase encodes MKIKFEILYLILLVLNSCASQSKTDTLTLIVDKEADTFLKDTRFNAVSIAVYYKGESYIGHYGELDKNQRNKPTDETLYEIASVTKTMTGYLVACAIEEGKIELNTPIYEILGKDYRNLIYKDEPIRMIHLITHTSGIPLNIGEVSALYQTPNFDNYSKAKEILSTYKKQKLLADLKSLELTEPPGKVYSYSNVAPNLVAHMLEVIYNKPFEELLKTKLFVPAKMKNSFINLDKDKQGFLANGYNEKHQLMPNFKEPINLWGAAGRVKSNSLDMLHYIKWQLNASNSIVKRSHKKLFKDVDNIWLAYFWDVIDDSNGTHIEHHGGIYGSQNWLMIYPEHEYGISIITNSSFPEANQIIKQTANQIIEQLK; translated from the coding sequence ATGAAAATCAAGTTTGAGATATTATATCTTATTTTGTTAGTACTTAACAGTTGTGCTTCACAATCCAAAACGGATACACTGACTTTAATCGTTGATAAGGAAGCTGATACATTCCTAAAAGACACTCGATTTAATGCGGTTTCTATTGCTGTCTACTATAAAGGAGAAAGTTATATAGGTCATTATGGAGAACTGGATAAAAATCAGCGTAACAAACCAACTGATGAAACCCTGTATGAGATAGCTTCTGTCACCAAAACGATGACCGGATATTTAGTCGCATGCGCAATTGAAGAAGGAAAAATAGAATTAAATACTCCTATTTATGAAATTTTGGGGAAAGATTATAGAAATCTGATTTATAAAGATGAACCGATTCGAATGATTCACCTCATCACACATACAAGTGGTATCCCGTTAAACATTGGAGAAGTAAGCGCCTTATATCAAACACCTAATTTTGATAACTATTCAAAAGCCAAAGAAATACTCTCCACCTATAAAAAACAGAAACTGTTAGCTGATTTGAAATCATTAGAGCTAACAGAACCACCTGGAAAGGTGTATAGTTATTCTAATGTTGCTCCTAATTTAGTTGCACATATGTTGGAGGTAATCTATAACAAACCTTTCGAAGAGTTGTTAAAGACGAAACTATTTGTACCTGCAAAAATGAAAAACAGCTTTATCAATTTAGACAAAGACAAACAAGGATTCTTGGCGAATGGTTACAATGAGAAGCATCAATTAATGCCTAATTTTAAAGAACCCATTAATCTTTGGGGAGCCGCAGGGAGAGTTAAATCTAATTCGTTAGATATGTTGCATTATATCAAATGGCAATTAAATGCATCCAATTCAATAGTAAAAAGATCCCATAAAAAATTATTCAAAGACGTAGATAATATTTGGCTTGCTTATTTTTGGGATGTAATTGATGATTCTAATGGAACTCATATAGAACACCATGGAGGCATTTATGGAAGTCAAAATTGGCTAATGATTTACCCAGAGCATGAATATGGAATCTCGATAATCACCAATTCGAGTTTTCCCGAAGCAAATCAAATCATCAAACAAACTGCAAATCAAATAATTGAACAACTAAAATAA